The Atribacter laminatus genome contains the following window.
ATTCTTGTCGATACAATGGGCAAATGATACCAGTTGATTTTATAGAGAAAATGAAACCCTATGTTCATTTTGTTCCGGTTTGCCCCGAGGTGGAAATTGGCTTAGGAATTCCACGCGATCCAATACGTATATTATCCGTAAATGGAGATTTAAGGCTGATGCAACCGATAACCGGCCATGATTATTCCGATAAAATGAAACATTTTGCCTTGGAATTTTTGCAGAGTTTACCCGATGTAGACGGATTCATTCTCAAAGGTCGATCTCCCTCTTGTGGCGTTAAAGATGTCAAGATCTATCAAAGTATTGATAAAGGTCCATCCATAGGAACAACTCGAGGCTTCTTTGGCGAGGCAGTTTTTAACGCTTTTCCTTTCTTACCAATTGAGGATGAGGGACGGTTATCCAATTTAAAAATTCGCGATCATTTTTATACATCCCTATTTGTTTTAGCAGATTTTCGCCAACTGCGTGGTCAACCGTCACGGCAACAACTGGTTCGGTTTCATACTGAGCTTAAGATGGTCCTTATGGCATATAATCAAAGTGAAATGAGAGTGATGGGGAGAATAGTTGCTCAAGTGAATAAAGAACCTATAAACGAAGTGTACAACGACTATCAATCCCACCTTTTAAAAGCACTTTTTCGTTCACCCAAGGCTCCCTCAATAATTAATGTTTTTATGCATGCTCTCGGATACTTTTCTACCCGGCTTCATTCGAATGAAAAGGCTTTTTTTCTCAACTCTTTGGAAAAATATCGGTCAGGTCGGAGTACCTTTGCAACTAATCTTCAGCTTCTTCGTTCCTGGGTTATTCGTTTTGATGAACCTTATTTAAAAGGTCAGCGTTTTTTTAATCCTTATCCCGAAGAGCTCATGGAATTAGTGGATTCTGGTAAGGGACGTGAATAGAGAGGGGAGATATCGTGGAAAGAGATGAAATCATGGGTATGGTTCGGGATATTCTCGATCAACTTCCTGACCATATTCGAGAAAATATTAAGAATTTGGAGTTTGTTATTGAGGATCGACCGAATTTTGAAATTAAACGCCGATTTCGTGGAGCAATGTTATTGGGACTTTATCAGGGGGTTCCTCTCCCCAAAAGAGGCCCAGGGTATACTTTTGTTCTTCCTGATCGGATATCGTTATTCTATGAGAACTTATTGAAAGTGGTCCGAGATGATGGAGAGTGGCCAAGAGTTTTAAAAGATGTCATTTTGCACGAAATTGGTCATTATTTTGGGTTTAATGAAATGGAAATACGGAAATTAATGGATGAGATGATACCAGAAACTGATAAGGGGATGGATTAAAAAATGGCTCAAGATGTAAATTGGTATTGGCAGCAGGTCAAGAAAATATTTTATGATGATGCTCATATGATTGATCATACCCAAAAAGTCTTGGAATATGCGGAACAAATTCTCTCTAACCAGCCAGGTATGAGCGAAGAAGAAAAAAGACGAACAAAGATTGCAGTTCTCCTTCACGATATAGGTATATTAGAAGCAGAGAAAAAACACGGTTCTCGATCAGGAAAATTTCAGCACATTGAAGGGCCACCTCTTGTTCGGGAAATAACCAAACAGGCCGAGGAGGAGCCAGAATTTTTAGAACGAGTGTCATATATAGTTGGGAATCACCACAATTTTTCCAAGGCGGATGGGATTGATTTTCAAATTCTGATAGAAGCTGATATGTTGGTTAATTTACAAAACGAAAAGATAAAGAAAAATAAACTCGAGGAATTTATAAATAAATTTTTTAAAACGAATAAGGGAAGAGAATTAGCTCAAAAAACTTATTTATAAAGATAACAAGTCTCAATTTTTTAAATTTTTTTCATATAATATAACTCTGGTTTGAAAACAGATATGTTATAATGATGCGTGATTTTTCAACACCATAAACAGGAGGAATGGCTCATGGCTTTAAAAATTGATGAAGAAGCTTGTATTGGTTGTGAATTATGTGTTCAAGTATGTCCCGATGTTTTTGAAATGAATGATGATGGAAAAAGCATCATTAAACCTGGAAGTGATGAAAATTTGGAATGTGTTGATGAAGCGATTGATTCCTGTCCTACAAGTGCCATAATCAAGGAATAAAATATTTAGCCCGGTAAATCTCCGGGCTTTTCTAA
Protein-coding sequences here:
- a CDS encoding YbgA family protein is translated as MKQFTKPIVVVSKCLGFDSCRYNGQMIPVDFIEKMKPYVHFVPVCPEVEIGLGIPRDPIRILSVNGDLRLMQPITGHDYSDKMKHFALEFLQSLPDVDGFILKGRSPSCGVKDVKIYQSIDKGPSIGTTRGFFGEAVFNAFPFLPIEDEGRLSNLKIRDHFYTSLFVLADFRQLRGQPSRQQLVRFHTELKMVLMAYNQSEMRVMGRIVAQVNKEPINEVYNDYQSHLLKALFRSPKAPSIINVFMHALGYFSTRLHSNEKAFFLNSLEKYRSGRSTFATNLQLLRSWVIRFDEPYLKGQRFFNPYPEELMELVDSGKGRE
- a CDS encoding metallopeptidase family protein; translated protein: MERDEIMGMVRDILDQLPDHIRENIKNLEFVIEDRPNFEIKRRFRGAMLLGLYQGVPLPKRGPGYTFVLPDRISLFYENLLKVVRDDGEWPRVLKDVILHEIGHYFGFNEMEIRKLMDEMIPETDKGMD
- a CDS encoding HD domain-containing protein, which produces MAQDVNWYWQQVKKIFYDDAHMIDHTQKVLEYAEQILSNQPGMSEEEKRRTKIAVLLHDIGILEAEKKHGSRSGKFQHIEGPPLVREITKQAEEEPEFLERVSYIVGNHHNFSKADGIDFQILIEADMLVNLQNEKIKKNKLEEFINKFFKTNKGRELAQKTYL
- a CDS encoding ferredoxin, translated to MALKIDEEACIGCELCVQVCPDVFEMNDDGKSIIKPGSDENLECVDEAIDSCPTSAIIKE